In Rutidosis leptorrhynchoides isolate AG116_Rl617_1_P2 chromosome 2, CSIRO_AGI_Rlap_v1, whole genome shotgun sequence, one genomic interval encodes:
- the LOC139894193 gene encoding uncharacterized protein: MAIQRPYDQVYYNISSIPPLEYAGYDDPNAIKTLFVSGLPNDIKAREIHNLFRRRAGFDYCQLKYTGRANQVVAFATFVNHPSAMAALHALNGVKFDPQTGCTLHIELARSNSRRKHKPGADAYIVIDKRSAATKDDQESSDDGDSVSEEASEPDRHTSTKSDDETAVDPDNNGVANIVQTENTVDGACSTLFIANLGPNCTEVELKPVLSKYPGFNTLKVRNRGGMPVAFADYEEVEQATEVMNSLQGSTLPSSDRGGMHIEYARSKMRKK, encoded by the exons ATGGCCATACAACGTCCCTACGATCAAGTATACTACAATATATCTTCAATTCCACCGTTGGAGTACGCCGGTTACGATGACCCGAATGCTATTAAAACACTCTTCGTTTCGGGTCTACCCAACGACATTAAGGCCCGTGAGATCCACAATCTCTTCCGTCGTCGAGCCGGTTTTGATTATTGTCAGCTCAAGTACACCGGTCGTGCTAATCAG GTTGTTGCATTTGCAACTTTTGTGAACCATCCGTCAGCAATGGCAGCTCTTCATGCTTTGAAT GGTGTTAAGTTTGACCCTCAAACTGGGTGTACTCTGCATATTGAGCTTGCAAGATCAAACTCTAGACGAAAACACAAACCAG GAGCCGATGCTTATATCGTCATTGATAAGAGATCCGCAGCTACTAAAGATGATCAAGAATCCAGTGATGATG GCGACAGTGTATCTGAGGAAGCATCTGAACCCGATAGGCATACTTCCACTAAGAG TGACGATGAGACTGCTGTAGATCCTGACAATAATGGAGTTGCAAATATT GTGCAGACAGAAAATACAGTCGATGGAGCATGTTCGACTTTGTTCATTGCAAATTTAGGTCCCAATTGCACAGAGGTTGAGCTAAAACCTGTTCTTTCCAA ATACCCGGGTTTTAACACACTTAAAGTGCGTAATAGAGGTGGAATGCCTGTTGCATTTGCTGATTACGAG GAGGTGGAACAAGCTACTGAGGTCATGAATTCCCTTCAGGGAAGCACTCTACCATCATCAGACCGCGGAGGCATGCATATCGA GTACGCGAGGTCAAAAATGAGAAAGAAATGA
- the LOC139894194 gene encoding PRA1 family protein F3-like encodes MSNYGTIPTSSDTASITKTEFLTRATHQIKANLSTTRPWKEMLNLHSLNLPRGFSDTISRTKTNLAYFRANYAIIVLGVLFLSLLWYPISLIVLFVLMAAWLYFYFLRDEPLVIFHYTINDRVILAVLAVVTIGLLLLTGATLNILVSVLIGVAVVLVHAILRKTDDLCLDEDGVEAGGYLPVSA; translated from the coding sequence ATGTCGAATTACGGGACAATTCCAACATCATCCGACACCGCCAGCATCACTAAGACTGAGTTCCTAACCCGTGCAACCCATCAAATAAAAGCAAATCTCAGCACCACAAGACCATGGAAAGAAATGCTCAACCTACATTCATTAAACCTCCCACGTGGTTTCTCCGATACCATTTCAAGAACCAAAACAAATCTTGCATACTTTCGTGCCAACTACGCTATTATTGTCCTAGGAGTTTTGTTCCTGAGTTTGTTATGGTATCCAATATCATTAATTGTTTTATTTGTCTTAATGGCAGCTTGGTTGTACTTTTACTTTCTACGCGATGAACCACTTGTGATATTTCATTACACCATTAATGACCGTGTGATTCTCGCGGTTTTAGCAGTTGTTACTATTGGTTTGCTGTTGTTAACCGGTGCGACACTGAATATATTGGTGTCGGTATTGATTGGTGTTGCGGTTGTTTTGGTTCATGCGATTCTTAGGAAGACTGATGATTTGTGTTTAGATGAAGATGGTGTTGAAGCAGGCGGATATTTGCCTGTTTCAGCTTGA